A region from the Polyangiaceae bacterium genome encodes:
- a CDS encoding L,D-transpeptidase: MARRARTKRIWALAPLAALLMLGCTGKGEDAPALNKPSDEGEIPSVPVPPANGPKLGAIGEIVPVLERPAQTGRQLGYLHAGALVARAEEPYSKDGCEGGWYPIRPKGFVCAGETATTDLKHPTLVAMSLQPKLDQTLPYTYARARKDTPLYERDPDKDNAVREVGKLRDRSVLAVVGSWSALDPDGKMQRLGLTTSGRFVRAADLEPIKGSDFKGVEIDGKADLPLGFVVKRGIRFWDVEKGDADKLGKVDYHAVLQLTGRFRTVGPMKYWATADNKYVRHRDVTVVRKRNVWPDFATGDQKWIDVSIVTGTMVLYEGRKPLFVTLVSVGRDRLGDPQSSASTAQGVFDVVGKHITAPKVDPKNIADYFDVYDPPWAIELSSGQLLHAALWHNRFGIEHGLGNVQMSPADALRVWSWVDPAVPEGWHGVTQPAEKKTIVVVRK; this comes from the coding sequence ATGGCACGACGCGCGCGTACGAAAAGAATCTGGGCCCTGGCCCCGCTCGCGGCCTTGCTCATGTTGGGTTGCACCGGCAAGGGCGAGGACGCGCCCGCTCTGAATAAACCTTCGGACGAGGGAGAGATCCCGAGCGTCCCGGTCCCGCCCGCCAATGGCCCGAAGCTCGGCGCCATCGGCGAGATCGTTCCCGTGCTCGAGCGTCCGGCGCAGACCGGACGGCAGCTCGGCTACTTGCACGCGGGAGCCTTGGTGGCTCGCGCCGAGGAGCCGTACTCGAAGGACGGCTGCGAAGGCGGTTGGTATCCAATTCGGCCCAAGGGCTTCGTGTGTGCGGGAGAGACCGCGACCACGGATCTGAAGCATCCCACGCTGGTGGCGATGTCCCTCCAGCCGAAGCTGGATCAAACGCTGCCGTACACCTACGCGCGAGCGCGTAAGGATACGCCGCTGTACGAGCGGGACCCCGACAAGGACAACGCCGTTCGCGAGGTGGGCAAGCTGCGCGACCGCAGCGTGCTCGCGGTGGTGGGCTCCTGGTCGGCTCTGGATCCCGACGGCAAGATGCAGCGACTGGGGCTGACGACGAGCGGTCGCTTCGTTCGCGCCGCGGATCTCGAGCCCATCAAGGGCAGCGACTTCAAGGGCGTGGAGATCGACGGCAAGGCCGACTTGCCCCTCGGTTTCGTGGTCAAGCGGGGCATCCGCTTCTGGGACGTGGAAAAGGGCGACGCCGACAAGCTGGGCAAGGTCGACTACCACGCCGTTCTGCAGCTCACCGGTCGCTTCCGCACCGTGGGCCCGATGAAGTATTGGGCCACCGCCGACAACAAGTACGTGCGCCACCGCGACGTGACCGTCGTCCGCAAGCGCAACGTGTGGCCGGACTTTGCGACCGGCGATCAGAAGTGGATCGACGTGAGCATCGTGACGGGCACCATGGTGCTGTACGAAGGTCGCAAGCCGTTGTTCGTCACGCTGGTGAGCGTTGGCCGGGATCGTCTGGGTGATCCGCAGAGCTCTGCGAGCACCGCCCAGGGCGTGTTCGACGTGGTGGGCAAGCACATCACCGCGCCCAAGGTGGATCCCAAGAACATCGCCGACTACTTCGACGTGTACGACCCGCCCTGGGCCATCGAGCTATCCAGCGGGCAGCTCTTGCACGCGGCGCTGTGGCACAACCGCTTCGGCATCGAGCACGGCCTGGGCAACGTCCAGATGTCTCCGGCGGACGCGCTCCGCGTGTGGAGCTGGGTCGACCCCGCGGTGCCCGAAGGCTGGCACGGCGTGACGCAGCCGGCGGAAAAGAAGACGATCGTCGTCGTGCGCAAGTGA
- a CDS encoding trypsin-like serine protease gives MTNEWILTAGHSTRRFGVKHVEPVASHLVKMGSSASRAAKRIVLHPDFVEHLNKNQDDGHDVALIRTDPYLLDGSFSGYARPVATSTTAQLLGVGTRCYGYGDTVLGQSSTAGVLHYGNFTIQDAAPPQSDFFRVFKNGADQLPIEGDSGGPCVDLFSQMLYGTIKAREDGSNPQWTEVSSVSGYRAWADFVMNTIASVNVTPWGGPTMQRGTLGFYVAPGIGGNWVYATYLANPYDANSITLPWPVIPLAFVPTQTLVAGGDFNGDGVTDFFGLIADAASTLTTYWNGGQTGFEEFTTSAFTLPSGNYESLLGHDFDDDGYDDLLVTDAAGESTIYHGSEVGLVAPVAPISMYQTPGWEDPEVAQPPEGTGGSLTLDPAQDPEAPDPFCSGPICVSGGQSGPGGVIYSRADNPMLNVSYSAEQLDVSYGQWISVGEVENILPGGQPYENKGSWKRRLMPWPWWEGGYSGAVAGFASGVMLGYGDGQSSAHALELNVVRVALPGGQTASAGITKLELEPSTRLVPVRVVVFDDYAGSYTGVTLPDAAMLFDRVPTMLEGSLLNADVESSEQSREWGIWQGAHEINGQFKTFHKGVLLPDDAWFDCGVQFRMVSFDRVLGPGRISRPNAEEASAQVAANYTYVRQNLYSDLPVVMIMADCGKPGFSLYKPVSGLPMEAACLSWDTGRNGVLAFLMGELLKASESGSGGVMEMSEANYTPTQEECDSINWVGVADEAATNYRQGIDEMAEDPNCSDYDALADLESCPSCPYTSGLDSPTYPGNTHTWHGGP, from the coding sequence TTGACGAACGAGTGGATACTAACCGCTGGTCATTCCACGCGGCGGTTCGGGGTCAAGCATGTCGAGCCGGTCGCGTCTCACCTTGTGAAGATGGGCAGCAGCGCATCGCGCGCAGCCAAACGAATTGTCCTACATCCGGATTTTGTCGAGCATTTGAACAAGAATCAGGACGACGGTCACGACGTTGCTCTGATTCGTACCGACCCCTACCTATTGGACGGGAGCTTCAGTGGGTACGCCCGCCCAGTGGCAACATCCACCACCGCTCAGCTACTTGGCGTTGGCACTAGATGTTACGGCTATGGCGACACTGTTCTGGGTCAGTCCAGCACCGCAGGAGTTCTTCACTACGGGAACTTCACGATTCAAGACGCTGCGCCGCCTCAGTCCGACTTCTTTAGGGTGTTCAAGAACGGTGCTGACCAGCTCCCCATTGAGGGAGATTCTGGGGGGCCATGTGTCGACCTGTTTAGCCAGATGCTGTACGGCACGATCAAGGCTCGTGAGGATGGCAGCAACCCACAGTGGACGGAAGTGAGTTCTGTGAGTGGGTACCGTGCTTGGGCGGATTTCGTGATGAACACGATAGCGTCGGTGAACGTGACTCCTTGGGGAGGACCGACGATGCAGCGCGGTACGCTCGGGTTCTACGTCGCGCCGGGCATAGGTGGCAATTGGGTGTACGCCACGTATCTGGCGAATCCCTACGATGCGAACTCCATCACGCTTCCCTGGCCGGTCATACCGTTGGCCTTCGTTCCAACCCAGACCCTTGTTGCCGGGGGGGACTTCAACGGCGATGGCGTAACGGACTTCTTCGGACTGATTGCCGACGCTGCCAGTACCCTGACCACATACTGGAACGGTGGGCAGACAGGCTTCGAAGAATTCACCACGAGCGCGTTCACGCTTCCGTCGGGGAACTACGAGTCGTTGCTCGGACACGACTTCGACGACGACGGATACGATGACTTGCTGGTTACGGATGCGGCAGGTGAGTCAACCATCTACCACGGAAGCGAGGTGGGGCTGGTCGCGCCGGTCGCTCCGATCTCGATGTACCAGACGCCTGGGTGGGAGGATCCGGAAGTAGCGCAACCACCAGAAGGGACCGGGGGTAGCCTCACGCTCGACCCAGCCCAGGATCCAGAAGCGCCGGACCCATTCTGTTCTGGTCCAATTTGCGTCAGTGGTGGGCAATCCGGTCCGGGTGGCGTGATCTACTCCCGCGCGGACAACCCGATGCTGAATGTCAGTTACTCGGCGGAGCAACTCGACGTCTCGTATGGACAATGGATCTCGGTCGGTGAGGTCGAGAATATCTTGCCCGGCGGGCAGCCATACGAGAACAAGGGAAGCTGGAAGCGACGGCTCATGCCATGGCCGTGGTGGGAAGGCGGCTACTCCGGCGCGGTCGCCGGATTCGCCTCTGGCGTGATGTTGGGGTACGGCGATGGGCAGAGCAGCGCACACGCATTGGAGTTGAACGTAGTGAGGGTTGCGCTTCCTGGTGGGCAAACTGCGTCAGCCGGCATCACGAAGCTCGAGCTGGAGCCGAGTACGCGGCTGGTTCCGGTGCGTGTCGTGGTGTTCGACGACTACGCCGGCTCGTACACTGGCGTAACGCTGCCCGACGCTGCGATGCTGTTCGATCGCGTCCCGACGATGTTGGAAGGAAGTCTGCTGAATGCAGACGTGGAATCCAGTGAGCAATCACGGGAGTGGGGGATCTGGCAGGGGGCGCATGAGATCAACGGCCAGTTCAAGACGTTCCACAAGGGAGTGCTGCTTCCTGACGACGCATGGTTTGACTGCGGCGTTCAGTTCCGCATGGTGTCGTTCGACCGCGTGCTCGGTCCGGGGCGAATCTCTCGGCCTAATGCGGAGGAGGCGTCCGCGCAGGTCGCAGCGAACTACACCTACGTGCGTCAGAACCTGTACAGCGACCTGCCCGTGGTGATGATCATGGCGGACTGCGGAAAGCCGGGCTTCTCGCTGTACAAGCCTGTTTCCGGCCTGCCAATGGAGGCCGCCTGTCTGAGCTGGGACACGGGCCGCAACGGGGTGTTGGCGTTCCTGATGGGAGAGCTGCTCAAGGCCTCCGAAAGCGGGTCTGGAGGTGTGATGGAGATGTCGGAGGCCAACTACACGCCGACGCAGGAGGAATGCGACAGCATCAACTGGGTGGGCGTGGCAGACGAAGCGGCGACGAACTACCGCCAGGGGATCGACGAGATGGCGGAGGACCCGAACTGCTCCGACTACGACGCGCTCGCTGACCTCGAGAGCTGCCCGAGCTGCCCGTACACTTCGGGACTGGACAGCCCCACTTATCCAGGAAACACACACACCTGGCACGGCGGACCGTAG
- a CDS encoding UDP-N-acetylmuramate:L-alanyl-gamma-D-glutamyl-meso-diaminopimelate ligase, translating to MRVHIVAVAGTGMGSLAGLLKELGHDVSGSDVAFDPPMGPALESWGVRCLSGFDAAHLDPAPDLVVVGNVCRKNNPEAVAAFERGLDVTHIAGALRRFALGGTAPLVVAGTHGKTTTSAMAAWLLDAVGLAPGFMIGGLPKNFSQSFRAAKTEPRRLSQMRAVPFVLEGDEYDTAYFEKTAKFLHYGAEVAIITSIEHDHIDIYPTEESYLEAFRRFVATVPESGVIVANAGDARVVEIVNAHAKAPVGWYALEGESTHGMPPHWLAAPAENRPEGTTFDLFAGGVAAGRFVLPSPGRHNLKNALAAIAAAAQGYGARLGDLATALARFEGVRRRQDLIGEPGGIFVYDDFAHHPTAVRETLMALRQRHPEGRLFAVFEPRSATACRNLHQQAYAESFGDADEVHLAPLGRAGLADDERLDTARLARELGAKGTPTQNHESLDAILALLTARARPGDVIALLSNGAFGGIHAKLLSALG from the coding sequence ATGCGCGTTCATATCGTCGCCGTTGCGGGCACCGGCATGGGATCATTGGCGGGGCTCTTGAAGGAGCTGGGCCACGACGTCAGCGGGAGCGACGTGGCGTTCGACCCGCCGATGGGTCCCGCTCTCGAGTCTTGGGGTGTCCGGTGTCTCTCGGGCTTCGATGCGGCGCATCTCGATCCGGCACCGGACTTGGTGGTGGTGGGCAACGTGTGCCGCAAGAACAACCCGGAGGCCGTGGCGGCCTTCGAGCGCGGGTTGGACGTCACCCACATCGCCGGGGCGCTCCGGCGCTTCGCGCTCGGGGGAACGGCGCCGTTGGTGGTGGCCGGCACCCACGGCAAGACCACCACCAGCGCCATGGCCGCGTGGCTGTTGGACGCCGTGGGGCTCGCTCCCGGCTTCATGATCGGCGGCCTGCCCAAGAACTTCTCGCAGAGCTTCCGCGCGGCCAAGACGGAGCCGCGGCGCCTGAGCCAGATGCGGGCGGTGCCCTTCGTGCTGGAAGGCGACGAGTACGACACGGCGTACTTCGAGAAGACCGCGAAGTTCCTCCACTACGGCGCCGAGGTCGCCATCATCACCAGCATCGAGCACGACCACATCGACATCTACCCCACGGAGGAGAGCTACCTGGAAGCGTTCCGCCGCTTCGTGGCGACGGTGCCCGAGAGCGGCGTCATCGTGGCCAACGCGGGAGATGCACGGGTGGTCGAGATCGTGAACGCGCACGCCAAGGCACCCGTGGGTTGGTACGCCCTCGAAGGCGAGAGCACGCACGGCATGCCGCCCCACTGGCTGGCGGCTCCGGCGGAGAATCGACCCGAGGGCACGACCTTCGATCTGTTCGCCGGCGGTGTGGCCGCGGGGCGCTTCGTGCTGCCCTCACCCGGACGCCACAACCTCAAGAACGCGCTGGCGGCCATCGCTGCGGCGGCGCAGGGCTACGGCGCGCGCCTCGGTGATCTGGCGACCGCGCTGGCACGCTTCGAGGGCGTGCGGCGGCGGCAAGATCTGATCGGCGAGCCGGGCGGCATCTTCGTGTACGACGACTTCGCGCACCACCCGACGGCGGTGCGCGAGACGCTCATGGCGCTGCGCCAGCGGCATCCCGAGGGCCGGCTGTTCGCGGTATTCGAGCCCCGCAGCGCCACGGCCTGCCGCAACCTTCACCAGCAGGCGTACGCCGAGAGCTTCGGCGATGCCGACGAGGTCCACCTGGCCCCCCTCGGCCGCGCCGGCCTGGCGGACGACGAGCGCCTCGACACCGCGCGGCTGGCCCGTGAGCTGGGCGCAAAGGGCACACCCACGCAAAACCACGAGAGCTTGGATGCCATCTTGGCGCTGCTCACCGCGCGCGCTCGTCCCGGAGACGTCATCGCCCTATTGTCGAACGGCGCATTTGGTGGCATCCACGCCAAGCTGCTTTCGGCTCTCGGCTGA
- a CDS encoding inositol monophosphatase: MLRQGRVTLEELTGVALDAASQAGSLALSGFRKSMRVSEKGESDLVTEFDLASERLLRQLLAERTPSIPVFGEEEGGSRTAERVWYCDPIDGTNNYAHGHPFWAVSVGLMAGTEPVAGAVVAPALGITWTGYRGGPALRNGEPCHVSPTRELGRALVATGFPRDLSRSPDDNFGSFVHVKRNVQGVRRCGSAAIDVCLVADGTYDAFWERRLSTWDLAAGVAIALSAGGTLSHLDGGPAVLDGGHVLLDNGFVHDDMLRLLRESVAIWPAAET; the protein is encoded by the coding sequence GTGCTGCGGCAAGGCCGCGTGACCCTCGAAGAGCTCACCGGGGTCGCGCTCGACGCGGCCAGCCAGGCCGGCTCCCTGGCGCTGTCCGGCTTTCGCAAGTCCATGCGGGTGAGCGAGAAGGGCGAGTCGGATCTGGTCACGGAGTTCGACCTGGCCTCGGAACGCCTCTTGCGCCAGCTGCTCGCCGAGCGCACGCCGAGCATCCCCGTCTTCGGAGAAGAAGAAGGCGGCAGCCGCACGGCGGAGCGCGTCTGGTACTGCGACCCCATCGACGGCACCAACAACTACGCCCACGGGCACCCCTTCTGGGCGGTGAGCGTGGGGTTGATGGCGGGCACGGAGCCGGTCGCAGGGGCGGTGGTCGCTCCGGCGCTGGGCATCACCTGGACCGGCTATCGCGGCGGGCCGGCGCTGCGCAACGGTGAGCCCTGCCACGTGAGCCCGACGCGAGAGCTGGGTCGCGCCCTGGTCGCCACGGGATTTCCGCGCGATCTCAGCCGCTCTCCGGACGACAACTTCGGCAGCTTCGTTCACGTGAAGCGAAACGTTCAGGGGGTGCGGCGCTGTGGCTCGGCGGCGATCGACGTGTGCCTGGTGGCGGACGGGACCTACGACGCGTTCTGGGAACGGCGCCTCAGCACCTGGGACCTCGCGGCGGGCGTGGCCATCGCGCTTTCGGCGGGTGGGACGCTATCTCACCTGGACGGCGGACCAGCGGTGCTCGATGGCGGCCACGTGCTGCTCGACAACGGTTTTGTGCACGACGACATGCTGAGGCTGCTCCGGGAGTCCGTCGCCATCTGGCCCGCAGCCGAAACCTGA
- a CDS encoding SEC-C domain-containing protein, producing the protein MRSRYSAYVLGEIDYVLDTHTPEAAADVDRKSTELWSKQSKWLGLEVTSTDKGGPEDTEGTVEFVAKYKLRNVTVEHRERAHFEKRDGKWKFADAEQLAGPPIKNEGPKVGRNDPCPCGSGKKYKKCCGKAA; encoded by the coding sequence ATGCGCTCGCGCTACTCGGCCTACGTGCTCGGCGAGATCGACTACGTGCTCGACACCCACACGCCGGAAGCGGCGGCGGACGTGGACCGCAAGAGCACGGAGCTGTGGAGCAAGCAGAGCAAATGGCTGGGCCTGGAGGTCACCTCCACGGACAAGGGCGGCCCGGAGGACACGGAAGGCACCGTGGAGTTCGTCGCCAAGTACAAGCTCCGCAACGTGACGGTGGAACACCGCGAGCGCGCCCATTTCGAGAAGCGCGACGGCAAGTGGAAGTTCGCCGACGCCGAGCAGCTGGCGGGCCCGCCCATCAAGAACGAGGGGCCCAAGGTCGGGCGTAACGATCCATGTCCCTGCGGTAGCGGTAAGAAATACAAGAAGTGCTGCGGCAAGGCCGCGTGA
- the metF gene encoding methylenetetrahydrofolate reductase [NAD(P)H] → MRLAEKITANGPSFSFEFFPPKDEEGKDRLFATIAHLKDYDPTFVSVTYGAGGSTRKLTLELVCRIQAEANLESMAHLTCVGASREEIAHVLDQLRDSKIDNVLALRGDPPKGDTAFVPVADGFSHASELIQFIRADWDFCLAGACYPEKHPEASDADTDLQNLKRKVDAGAEFLVSQLFFDEKDFFSFVKRARAAGIERPILAGIMPITNLKQVKRFTAMCGAHIPEDLLARLEATGGDAEQVRRIGIEHATKQCRALLEGGAQGIHFYTLNRSHATVDILEAIR, encoded by the coding sequence ATGCGCCTTGCAGAAAAGATCACCGCCAACGGTCCTTCGTTCTCCTTCGAGTTCTTTCCGCCCAAGGACGAAGAAGGCAAAGACCGCCTGTTCGCTACCATCGCCCACCTCAAGGATTACGATCCGACCTTCGTTTCCGTGACTTACGGAGCCGGCGGCAGCACCCGCAAGCTCACCTTGGAGCTGGTGTGCCGCATCCAGGCGGAAGCCAACCTGGAGAGCATGGCGCACCTCACCTGCGTGGGCGCTTCGCGTGAGGAGATCGCTCATGTGCTCGATCAGCTGAGAGACAGCAAGATCGACAACGTGCTGGCCCTGCGCGGGGATCCGCCCAAGGGGGACACGGCGTTCGTCCCGGTGGCAGACGGCTTCTCCCACGCGTCGGAGCTCATCCAGTTCATCCGGGCGGATTGGGACTTTTGCCTCGCCGGCGCCTGCTATCCGGAAAAGCACCCGGAAGCGTCGGATGCGGACACGGATCTGCAAAACCTCAAGCGCAAGGTGGACGCCGGCGCGGAGTTTCTGGTTTCTCAGCTGTTCTTCGACGAGAAGGACTTCTTTTCGTTCGTGAAGCGCGCCCGGGCCGCGGGCATCGAACGGCCCATCTTGGCCGGTATCATGCCGATCACGAACTTGAAGCAGGTCAAGCGCTTCACCGCCATGTGTGGCGCGCACATTCCGGAAGATCTACTCGCGCGTCTGGAGGCCACCGGCGGCGACGCAGAGCAAGTGCGCCGCATCGGTATCGAGCACGCCACGAAGCAGTGCCGAGCGCTGCTCGAAGGGGGCGCGCAGGGCATCCACTTCTACACGCTGAACCGCTCGCACGCGACGGTCGACATCCTGGAAGCGATTCGCTGA
- a CDS encoding GNAT family N-acetyltransferase: MEMEREPGTLETDHVEVRSLRSDDLDWIVRIDEKHAGRNRREYYKVKLAESEKDTGVRISLAALVDGEPAGFMMGRLYYGEFGVPEPVAILDSVGVAPAYVNQHVARALLRQLEMNLAALGIERLETQVSWDQLELIRFFQRSGFKPAARLSLEKPVAHP, encoded by the coding sequence ATGGAAATGGAACGCGAACCGGGGACGCTGGAGACCGATCACGTCGAGGTGCGGAGCCTACGCAGCGACGATCTGGATTGGATCGTGCGCATCGACGAAAAGCACGCCGGGCGCAATCGCCGCGAGTACTACAAGGTCAAGCTCGCGGAGTCGGAGAAGGACACCGGCGTGCGCATTTCGCTGGCGGCCCTCGTCGACGGCGAGCCCGCCGGCTTCATGATGGGCCGCCTGTACTATGGCGAGTTCGGCGTGCCGGAGCCCGTCGCCATTCTCGACTCCGTGGGCGTGGCGCCGGCCTACGTCAATCAGCACGTGGCCCGCGCGCTGCTCCGCCAGCTCGAGATGAACTTGGCCGCCCTGGGCATCGAGCGACTGGAAACGCAGGTGTCCTGGGATCAGCTGGAGCTGATCCGCTTCTTCCAGCGCTCCGGGTTCAAGCCCGCGGCGCGCCTGTCCTTGGAGAAGCCGGTCGCGCATCCGTGA
- a CDS encoding Uma2 family endonuclease, translated as MLMSLPGPIHSYAYTEYVLLEEHSPVRHEFIAGEIYAMAGGTPEHAALAASVLRLLGNQLPSGCRAYTSDLRVRVATADVTTYPDGAIICGKVVRAADDPLAATNPIVVIEVTSPSTETYDKGAKLDIYKTLPSLKEIVIVSHREPHISVHRRKPDGTWETLEAREPAAPLEVQSIGAQLTLGDVYRDFEPA; from the coding sequence TTGCTCATGTCCCTGCCCGGTCCGATCCATAGCTACGCATACACGGAGTACGTGCTGCTCGAAGAGCACAGCCCGGTCCGCCACGAGTTCATCGCCGGGGAGATCTACGCGATGGCGGGAGGTACGCCAGAGCACGCCGCGCTTGCGGCTTCGGTGCTCCGACTTCTGGGCAACCAGCTGCCCTCGGGGTGCAGGGCCTACACGTCGGATCTTCGCGTACGCGTGGCGACGGCCGACGTCACGACGTACCCGGATGGGGCAATCATCTGCGGGAAGGTCGTGCGCGCCGCTGACGATCCGCTGGCAGCCACGAATCCCATCGTGGTCATCGAAGTCACCAGCCCATCGACTGAAACCTATGACAAGGGCGCCAAGCTCGACATCTACAAGACCTTGCCGAGCCTCAAAGAGATCGTCATCGTGTCGCATCGAGAGCCCCACATCTCCGTCCACCGCCGCAAGCCGGATGGCACGTGGGAAACCCTCGAGGCGCGGGAGCCGGCCGCGCCGCTCGAGGTGCAATCCATCGGTGCGCAGCTCACGCTCGGCGATGTGTATCGGGACTTCGAGCCCGCGTGA